The segment catgtcagattttttttatacaaatgaagttattaacatatgttaaaaatttatttctacagctatatattttcaaaaatcatatgttgaagaatattttttatttgattatttcaaattatgaaaactcgaaaacgtaataaaaaaaataaaatgtataaaacaaacccctatattaataaagtaataagaaacctaaaaaataaaattaaagagttataaaattcaaaggcggatagtctagcacgcagtgctCGAAATCaatcgtctttcgtcgttcacatggatgcagatcacccagtttggttcacagagtcagtatgagtctgtattttgatgacaaaaaaaaaaaaagagttataaaatacataacactaagatataaattgtatatttaaatttatataataatatcaaaattaaatatttataaaatgaaaatatttaactcTAGTAAGttctaaaaagaaaacatttcttCCAGTagtatgttttttgttttgtgttttaaaCGTTACTGGTCATGTTGTTATGAATGTTGGACTTCTATATGTAGGAGAGCCGACAGCGTACAGATAGTGGGCCAACAACATGTGACAATCTACTTGTACAGTGATGGGCTTGTAGGCAATTTCAGACAAAAAGTATTCgtttttttcttgttgtttttACTTATACTGACCCATCGAAACTCACTGGCAAGTAAAAAACTCGTAGAAATGGCACAAAAACCGATTCTTAAAACATCCCCAAATATGTAGAAAGAGCTTTCGCTTTCAAGCTAGGATACACGCATATGATATTCACACCATACCATGGAATCAAACAAAGacataatttaatcaaaatcctccccccccccccccccccccccccccccccaaaaaaaaaatttatatagttcCCACTTTTTCACACTTACTTTATATAACTTCAAAACCACTCGCAAACCCCAAGTACCATAGCCATTTATAACGaataaaatctatatcaaaaacAAACGCAAACTGTTTCACAATTGTCTGGTATCAAGAAGCAGCCACTGCACCATTAGTACCACCTGAAACAAAAACAGGATTTGTGTTGTTGTTTCATCTACTTTCTTGGCTTCTTTAATAGATTATGCCAATGAAGATGCTTGCTTACCTTCGGTTCGTTCCTCTTTCTCTTCATCGATTGTCTTCCAAACAATGTCCTTGAGACCCATGGTCAGGTTCTTGTAAAACTAAAACAAGACAAAGAAAAGCAAAAGGCATAAGATTATCAACTTCTTCAGAACCAAACCCACGACATTAAGATGCAACTCAAGCCTTGCATATGCATACCTTGTGGAACTCCAAGGTGTCACCCCCTGATTTTCGCATTTCAACCATATAAAGCGATGGAGCAACTTGAAAAACCTGAATAAGCTTGAGATTAGGGTCCAACACCGAGATACATCATACGAAAGGGTGATCTAGTAGAGGGTGATCAATCACTGGTCACTAAGAAAACTAACCTCAGTTGTGACTGCTAACTGGCCCTTGCGGCCTGACTTTTCTCCTAGAAGTTTCATCTAGATGAGTCAAGAAATAGTATTAAGGGTGTAATCACGGGTATCTAATGAATAAATACAATTTCCACAGCACGTGGATGATGAATATTTAACTGGAACCCAACCTTGTAGTTATTTTTCTTGACATCAAAGCCCATAGGTGCTGCTGCTGCCTCAATTTTGGTGACTATGTCATTAGCCGGACATTTGGAAGTAAACTGAGTTTTCCGTTTAACAAGCCCCTGAATCCAAATGATATGCTTTATCACTAAACTAGGAATGACAATCTccacaagaaaaacaaaaggcTTTACTTATTAGAAATCTGTACCGTTTGCTTTTCGAAAAGCGAACCGAGATTGAGACCCTGTGATGTTGAGATGAGCTCAAAAGCATTCATAGTTACTGGTGTTTTAGGTCCTTCTCCTCGCCTCTCCACAACAAGGTTCTTAGACTCCTGATATCCAACAAAGACAACAAGCTAAGCAATCACCCAAAGTTCATAAAAATGTAGATAACTCAGATAAGCCTTACCCCTAAATCATCAAAAATAGCATCAACATCATCAAGGCTGACGTTTGCGTTTTCAAATTTGGGTGCTTTGTACCCTTTTTTGAACCACTCATTTTCAATGACTTCGGCAAATGTAATCCTCTGTCCAATATACAGATAAAATCAGTGTAAAGACTTCAGATCTACTTAAAGCTTTTGCTTCTTCTAACGGCATAGAACAAAGGAAACCTCCTCAACAACAAGAAGAGTCAGAAAAATATACCGTAGCTGGATTGGGATCCAGAATCCTTTTGATTAGCTTCTTGGCACTTGCAGAGAACCAGGGAGGGCAGGTAAATTCGGCTTTGAATATCTGTAATCATAAAGACATAAGACTCTTATAGCTTTACTCTTACTTGAAACCTTTTTACAATATAATGCGAAATGAATATGCATCAGAGAAGGAAAAAAAGTAAAGCAAAGCAAAGCATAGCACCTTTTTATATAAAGACGTTAAGTTGGAATCTTCAAAAGGCAAATAGCCAGCCATTAAGACAAAGAGAATCACACCACAAGACCACAAATCAGCCTTAGCTCCATCGTAACCTTTGTTGTTGATTACCTATATAGAGACAAAAAATAGATGGCTAAAGAGACCAAGAAAGAATAAGACGTCAAGCTTCAAGACACTTGAGAGTGTCAATTTACCTCGGGAGCAACATAATTGGGTGTTCCACATGTTGTGTGAAGTAAACCATCCtcctaaagaagaagaaaggtcacAAAAATCAGCCTTGATAACTCATGGACACCATAGTAGCTGTATTATCACGTTCTGACATTTAACATCAAAATAACATGATAGAAGCTCACCCGGACTTGCTGAGGTAGAGCACTCAATCCAAAATCAGAGACTTTCAGAGTACCGTTTGCATCCAAGAGCAAATTCTCTGGCTGCAACCAGATAATCGCAACTTggtttataaaaaattgaaagcaTATAACTCTTGATACAAATCACAAGAGCACAAAAGGATAAAGATTGGGTAACCTTAAGGTCTCTGTGATAAACTCCTCTGCTATGGCAATAGTCAACAGCATTAATAAGCTGCTGGAAGTACTTCCTGGCCTCATCTTCCTTCAACCTCCCACTGCTTGACTATTACACATGACAAATCAAGCCCACTTGTTAACTCGTGATGTCATTCACAAATAGCATCTTCaatggaaagagagagagagagcttacaATTTTATCGAAAAGCTCTCCACCAGTAACGAATTCCAAAACAAAGTAGATCTTAGTTTTGCTAGCCATCACCTGCAATAAAATAACACTATTTATTATAATACCGAGATAGGCCAGGGAGGGAGGGACCACTTATTATTATGTTCCCTAACTTCAAACTAAGCTTTTTCGATTCTATAACATGTAAGCAACCGataaaaaaggaagaagagagTTAGAGATCAAAACCTCATACATACGGATGACATTAGGATGCTTGATGAGTTTCATTGTCGAAATCTCACGCTTGATCTGAACAGAAACAGACAAAACCCCCCCAAGTCAAAACATGTTGGGTAAGATCCTAAAAAGGAAGAGAGGAGAGGGATTGGTCTAAAACCTGAGCGATCATTTTGGTTTTCAAGACTTTCTCTTTATCAATGACTTTAATGGCGACACTCTCTCCGTTCTCAACATTCCTAGCGAACTTGACCTTAGCGAAGGTTCCTTCACCCAGAGTTTTACCAAGCTCGTACTTACCCACTCGCGTCCCTGAAGAAGACCCAGAAGGAGTTGATCGCGAAGGTGTTGATCGAGAAGCCATCTCTCTTTCTATCTTCTAGATTCGATGTTTAAAGATCTTTTCAGGATCGCTTCTTCTTGCATGGCTGCCATACCTGAGATTTCGCAACGCTCATCTTTGTAAGAACCCTAAGACCCCGTGAATCCCCCTAAAACGGATATTCAACTCTCGTGGGGGCGGGCGGAGGAGAGAATATTCAAATCGGACGACGACCCATCAAAGCCGACGAAGTTATCGAATTTGAAAAGTTTCGCAAATTCTCGGCAccgagaagaaaaaaaatcgaaGCCGATTTTGATATGAAAAAgcgcgagagagagagagagagagagagagagagagagagagagagagagagagagagagagggggaaGCTTTCTGATTCGATCGGAGGAGGAAGGGAATTTAAAGTTATATTTATAAGGATTTATGCTCTTTTTGATTAATTAACGTAGTAATGTTTATGTCAGaataaattgtttattttactctacacaaaataataattgtcTATTTAATTCTTGCTGGTCTGCTTAGACCATTTCTAATgtgtattttctgttttttttaatagaattttttgtttaatatttgtttataaagTAGAGAAATGTTATCTTCTTTTAATATAGAAAGggtattatttttttactttttaatatagagaaaaatataccactatatatttaataaaaaaatatatgttaattggaggataatatcttttataataatatttgttgtCAAATATAGAAATAAATTGAAAATGCTCCTTTTGCTACatttcaaataaataatatgttcaatattttgtatttagtGTAATGATAtttcagttgacaaaaaaaatataaaattaacgcGAGGTTCattgatattttaaattcatatgGTAGATTatctattaaattattatttgtcgaaagaaaatttattcataactaaatatataaatttatacgTTTTATTTGAAGTCTTTAGAAAAAATATGGAAGACATGTTATTGTCTCACGGGGACCTACGAGGCTACTACCTGTTATTAGGTTCATTAATCACGTATTTAAACCTTAATCTTTCgtcatttattattattttcgatTATAGTATTTGTTTGATTCTCTCCGTTATGAGTATCATAATATATGATTAACCGATGAATCCTTAAAGATTAAGATATACTACAGCTTTAACTCCGAGAttccaaacatatatataaaacttataaaaattaaaagaatttTATTCCCTATACTTAATATTAAGTGTGGGTTCGAGACGTGGTGACCATTCTGGAAACAAAATGAatgaatagaaaaaaatataaaagaataaaatagcaaaaataattttattttttacaaaaaaaaagagtgagaaaaagaatattttttgtgaATGATAATTTTTTAAGTAGTGTTGGGAATACATTATTCCTCGTTTTACctcttaaattttattttattataaacgaTGTTTTACGTTTTTAATgcacaaatttaataaaaaaataacgtTTATccttattttaattaattaattaataaaactaaataaaaattatattaaatatgaataaaacagaaaatttgacaatttttttaattcatatgAAAAATCTTAAACgacatttttttatgaaactGAGGGAATATATTAAATCTGGAATAACTACTTTGAAAATGTCCACTTGAGCTTTTGATGTTGCGGAAAAGCCGTTAGAAGTATCAAGGAGCCACGAGCCCTAATTCAAGACTATTAATGATTCGCAAAAGGGGCAATTGTATCAGATCAGAAGTTCTTGATTTTTTAACTGGAAAGAGatattttattagatttatTAAATCTAGAAGATAAACATGATAATGTTAATACAAATCATAGGTTGCATGCATCATTTGTACATGTTTAAAGTGCTTTGTCAAGatttttataattcaatatGAAATTGTGAGCAGAAAATTCGCAACTAGATGTTGTCCAATTTAGATAGTACGATTGAGTTCATTATGTATACTATtatgataatataattttaatatgagCTAAATATAGACtgcaaattaaaattttgagtcgAAAATGACTAATAAAGATTACTTTTAATCCACTCTATAAAATATTACTGAGGACTGCACCCATTGTATAGAGAGATTAGTCAATTTAGATGATGCTAAAAGTATAGAGTTGCCATTTGCCAACATACTCTAAATTTTCTATTCCtagtttaatgtttttaaaagaaaaattatctaaatatattCATCAAACAACCTTTTATTGTGAACCCAAATCGAGTTAAGCGTGTTTTTAAGTTTATAATATACATCAAGGAGACGAGGGACTGAGTTTTGTATTCATGAAGAAGgaatcattttattataataagataataacaaAATCATTAGAGGAGACATGAATAATTAAATCTTCAGGATTAATTTGGGTGATAAAAAGTCATCGAGGAAAGAAATGTGGATCCATGAACCTGCCACTTTTCCTCGGAAGGAATTGACTTTTGACATTTATAACCCATAATGTTGCATCATACATAGTTACATACTTCAAgctttctttatatatatatgtatataaaaccaTAGCTTCGTATTTGAAAACAATCGACTTTCTTATTAGACAAAGGGTATATTCCCCGCCAGTCACTATTGAAAGTTTGACATCGGAAACAAAATGATTTGTACATGGAGGTTTACAAGTTAGAAAAACAACAATCATGTTCGAGTGTACACTGGAGCCAATGAAAACTTTGCACATTgttatgttttttaattaaaccGACTATTAGTGTATTTGTTAGTACTAATTAATGTAGACCCGCACGGTGCATAGGATTAAGTACATAACAAAAcagtatataatattaatttaaaaaataaaatttgcttAGACTAGTTATTATTCTAATACATACATAAGGTAGCATAATTTAAATCGCTGATTACTTTTtgactaaaatttttaaatcactgaTTTCAAGGATCAATATTTCACTTACCAGACGCTTTCTCAGGAAAAAGATCGTTGTACTTTAAAACCTAACAAATATATTGTCTTGATTTTTGACAAAGACAAGTTTTACTATATCTTGTGTAAGTATCCAAAAGATTTGGTCTTAGATACCtccattaaaaaaaacttaaagaaGAAGGTGTATACCATTTACAGTGATCAATAgagtatctatactattaaaagggaatcagtttctaaaaatctacttataaaagatTGTTGTACCctttcattaaaatatttatataaccttaattaatcaactccacataatatgtttaatatttgtGCCAAACTAAAAGATTCTGCCACCAGATTTTGTCCTTATTAacagaaaataattataatagcatttgttttcaaatacaagaaagataatatttagatatatagtttatattgtCAGCTATGATGATTATTTATCTGCTCCACATAAAGGCtgatttacaaaatttattaacatattatatgaaccaaatttttttatatacagaATGTAAAACTTCTATGTAAAACATAATGTATAGAAACATGACAATactttaaagtttttttattatattcaaaattttatgcgtatacacaaaatatgtttctaaaaatctaacattttatttgaaatctgAAATATTAACCGAAAACCGAATCTGAAACACAAAAGAATAATCGTGACACCGAAGACATATttgaaacagaaaaatatatttaatatatacaatACATTTTAGATACTCAGGGTACCGGTTCAGATCTCTGTAGAATCCAAACCTAAACCGACACTGTGGGTTTGAAATATACCCAATAAATATTTTGCCGTAGATTTGGATCTGAACCGATTCGGATCGGTTTTTATTCGAACCAAACAAAATGTTTAGACCTAAAAAGAGTTACATAAcaatatacatacaaaattttaaataaattaattcataaatcatataattttataaaattctatgttttgatataattcgatattgtaacataataacatacaaaaatcattaatattattaaactttttattgtaagaaaacccgcgcttttgaagcgcgggtcaaaatctagtaaattCTTACAAAGCAGACATCCAAATCAACTGAACTGGATTcaatacaaaattacaaatgACAAATTCTAGTAAAGCCTTTTAGACAAAAATACTGATTACATTAACCAACCATAAAGACAACGTATACCAATTATCAATGGTCCTAtaccataaaaaaaattgagagaaAAAATCCAAGAAACCATATGGGCATAGTCACACAGTTGAGGGCAGACAAGTTTTCCGATTTCATATGTTTGTTGCGTTAATCTTCTGATTATATTGTACAATATTACTTTGTTATGCTAGAACACAAAACCATTTTTaccaaagaaaaacacaaaatcatttttaccaaaaaaaacaaacacaaaatcaTCGACGGGGTAGATGTAAATCCACGAACTTCGCCATGTTTGGCTGAGAATATCTAGAATTTACTAGATAAATTTGGATAAAATGAATAAATTAGTCAGGTGGAGCTTGCTACGATTAACACTTTAACCTTTATGAAAAAGTATAGTTTTGTGTTAGGAAAGAAAATGACTTTCTTATTAAGAAACGTAGATTCCCCGCCGGTAATTGATAAATTTGACCTTGAAAACCATATTatatcagttacaaaaaaaaaagaaaaccataTTATATCGACCCACGAGTCCGTGTTTTTCTTCAGAATAACCACAAAAAGCAAACTAAATTAACGGCGACTTAAAAGAATTTTTCCTTGTTTAGGCTAAGTTTCTCTCTTGCGAAAAATATCGTCTGTTTTTGTGAGTGGAGCTTTGGTTGGTGTGCCGGTGACTCATAACTCACCTCTTcagtaaaaaaatgttttttcaaTTAAATCTTCAGAGTTTTTAGGGTTTGTTCTTATTATCAGGCGGTGGTTCTTATAATCATCTGAAAAATACATCATGTCTTAGGAGATGGATAAAGCTATGATGGAACTGTCATTAGAGGAAGAAGATCAACCGTTTAATATGCCGGATCTCCCACAGTTCAAATCGAGTCAGAAGAATTCCAGAAATTTGATTGGGAGGATCCTGAATCCGGATTGCCAGAAGATGGCTAAGCTCATCCTCAGCATGCCTTGCAAGTGACACAAGGGTGGTAAAGTGAGAGGAGTGGCCTTGTTGAAGGAGAGATCTTAATTCATCTTCGATCATGAACATGACCTGGAAGAAATACTAGAGAAAGGTGTACACACTTTCAGTGATTGGACCTTGGCTATTGATAGGTGGGTGGAGAGACCACCTCCAGACTATCTTCAATTTATTCCGATCTGGATCAAAATCCGAAACCTTCCGGTAAATTACTATACTTCTGAAGCGATTACAGATTTGTTAGGAGAAGTCAAAGAGGTGGATTTTGATCCAGAAAAGTCGCAAAGTAGGGAGTATGTAAGGGTGTTAATCCGCTTCAAGGTATCCATGCCTCTGAGGAAGTCTAAGTTGCTGAATCTTCCTGAAAGGGGCTCTGCCATAGTCTACTTTAATTATGAGAGGATTTAAAAAACGTGCTATGAGTGTCAGCGTCTAAACCACTCTAACGATGTGTGTCCTCTATTGgttaaaaagagaaaagaagaggCTTTGGGTAGAAGACAAAGAGTTATTCAGGATAGAGGCGGTTTGGAGaaatttattagaaaaaatGATCCCCTTTATGGTGTTCTTTCTGAGGATCAAGTTGGTATCTGCAGAGAGACAGGAAGGAGGAAGGTTGCACAAGAAGTGCTAGAGGAGATGAGAAGGTATATGATGATGGCCACTGATGATGACAAGCTTGTTCGAATGGATAGGGTCCGCTCTTCTATGGCAGAAGCTGAGAAAGATCCATTTACTCAGAAATCAATGTTAAGATTGGAATCTACTCCTCTATTTACTAAGCAACTGGATAAAGGAAAAGGGGTGGTCTATGATTTTGATCTCAATGTAACTGAGCAAACTCGGGAAGTAAGAGGAGAATGAAAGAAAAGCTCATGGATTATGCGTTCAGAGCGGGGAGGTGTGGTGACTCAATGGAACAGTTTGGAGACATGAGTATTCAAGTTGGGAGAAGCAAGAGCAGTGTGGAGAGGAAGGATTTGTCTAATCCTCAGATAACTAAGGCTATGAAGATCAATGAGGCAAATGCTGGTTTTTGCGCTTTGGTGGTAACTCTACGGAATATGGTTCTTCCTCTGGGAACAGACCATCCAGGGTTCCACAAAAGAGTAATAATACCAGGAGAAGGCCTTATATAAGAAAGAGACAAGAACAGAGAAGTGGTACTTCAAGTGTTTAATAACTATATGGCTCTGAAGTGGATAAGCAGAAAGTTGGTTATAAAAGAAGGATTGAGGGTGAAGAGTGCTCGGGCGGAAAAATTGCAAGGCG is part of the Brassica rapa cultivar Chiifu-401-42 chromosome A09, CAAS_Brap_v3.01, whole genome shotgun sequence genome and harbors:
- the LOC103840416 gene encoding CBL-interacting serine/threonine-protein kinase 23, coding for MASRSTPSRSTPSGSSSGTRVGKYELGKTLGEGTFAKVKFARNVENGESVAIKVIDKEKVLKTKMIAQIKREISTMKLIKHPNVIRMYEVMASKTKIYFVLEFVTGGELFDKISSSGRLKEDEARKYFQQLINAVDYCHSRGVYHRDLKPENLLLDANGTLKVSDFGLSALPQQVREDGLLHTTCGTPNYVAPEVINNKGYDGAKADLWSCGVILFVLMAGYLPFEDSNLTSLYKKIFKAEFTCPPWFSASAKKLIKRILDPNPATRITFAEVIENEWFKKGYKAPKFENANVSLDDVDAIFDDLGESKNLVVERRGEGPKTPVTMNAFELISTSQGLNLGSLFEKQTGLVKRKTQFTSKCPANDIVTKIEAAAAPMGFDVKKNNYKMKLLGEKSGRKGQLAVTTEVFQVAPSLYMVEMRKSGGDTLEFHKFYKNLTMGLKDIVWKTIDEEKEERTEGGTNGAVAAS